A window from Streptomyces sp. NBC_00299 encodes these proteins:
- a CDS encoding SMP-30/gluconolactonase/LRE family protein, whose product MQRPGALVPHRYVAIGGRGPEDVVADARGRVLTGVEDGRILRLDGLADSSESRAGVRVEVLAETGGRPLGLELLPDDALLVCDAERGLLRVDLTDGAVRVLADSAAGERLRFCSNVVALPEGSIYFTVSSRRHPLEHWIGDVVEHTATGRLLRLAPGSDTPEVLLDGLQFANGLAPSADGSFLVLAETTACRLTRYWLTGPRAGHSEPFAENLPGMPDNLWRGTPDGPIWVALAGPRVPPLDLLHRAAPAVRRTAARVAVRAPFRPTGTIGVLAVDDTGRVVHHLGRRHSGFRMVTSVCETGGHLVLGSLWERGVALCEPPQPK is encoded by the coding sequence ATGCAACGCCCGGGGGCGCTCGTCCCGCACCGCTACGTCGCGATCGGCGGCCGGGGCCCGGAGGACGTGGTCGCCGACGCCCGCGGCCGTGTGCTGACCGGTGTCGAGGACGGTCGTATCCTGCGCCTCGACGGCTTGGCGGACTCCTCCGAAAGCCGTGCCGGGGTCCGCGTCGAGGTGCTCGCCGAGACCGGCGGACGGCCGCTGGGCCTCGAACTCCTCCCGGACGACGCCCTGTTGGTGTGCGACGCCGAACGCGGACTGCTCCGCGTCGACCTCACCGACGGCGCCGTACGCGTCCTCGCCGACTCGGCGGCGGGGGAGCGGCTGCGGTTCTGCAGCAATGTCGTCGCCCTGCCCGAGGGCAGCATCTACTTCACCGTCAGCAGCCGCCGGCACCCCCTGGAACACTGGATCGGCGACGTCGTCGAACACACCGCCACGGGCCGCCTCCTGCGTCTCGCCCCCGGCAGCGACACCCCCGAAGTCCTCCTGGACGGGCTCCAGTTCGCCAACGGTCTCGCCCCGAGCGCCGACGGTTCCTTCCTGGTCCTCGCCGAGACGACCGCGTGCCGTCTCACCCGCTACTGGCTCACCGGGCCCCGCGCCGGACACAGCGAGCCCTTCGCCGAGAACCTGCCGGGCATGCCGGACAACCTGTGGCGCGGCACGCCCGACGGCCCGATCTGGGTGGCGCTGGCCGGCCCACGCGTGCCCCCGCTGGACCTCCTCCACCGCGCCGCCCCTGCCGTACGCCGCACCGCCGCGCGCGTCGCCGTTCGCGCCCCGTTCCGTCCCACGGGCACGATCGGCGTGCTCGCCGTCGACGACACCGGTCGGGTCGTCCACCACCTGGGCCGCCGCCACTCAGGCTTCCGCATGGTCACCAGCGTCTGCGAGACCGGCGGTCACCTGGTACTCGGGAGCCTGTGGGAGCGGGGCGTGGCGCTCTGCGAGCCGCCCCAGCCGAAGTGA
- a CDS encoding ArsR family transcriptional regulator: protein MLRTPVSATRLDILEWLKDPVAHFPKRRHGDPVEDGVTADAVAAKLGVPRKVAETHLGVLAGLGMLRTNRIRRRVYYRRDDMRIAEVARMFEKGW from the coding sequence ATGCTGAGGACTCCCGTCAGCGCAACGCGCCTGGACATCCTGGAGTGGCTGAAGGATCCGGTCGCGCACTTCCCGAAGCGGCGGCATGGCGATCCCGTCGAGGACGGCGTCACCGCGGACGCCGTGGCCGCGAAGCTCGGTGTGCCGCGCAAGGTCGCCGAGACCCACCTCGGCGTGCTCGCGGGCCTCGGCATGCTGCGCACCAATCGGATCCGGCGGCGTGTGTACTACCGTCGCGACGACATGCGGATCGCCGAGGTCGCGCGCATGTTTGAGAAGGGCTGGTAG
- a CDS encoding extracellular solute-binding protein: protein MPITKRRRLFARSAATSVALALGATALAACGSEDASDDPSGPVSLTYWTWTPGMDKVVDLWNQGQGKKDRITVTVKKQASGDTLVTKILTAHKAGKAPDLVQAEYQALPTLVSNDAVADIAGEVGDAKGKFADGVWQQTTLGTDAVYAVPQDIGPMMFYYREDLFKQYDLKVPATWDEFAETARTLKKKAPDKDLTTFSANDSGLFAGLAQQAGAEWWTTSGDKWQVGINDAASQKVAAFWGDLVKEGAVDNQPMYTPAWNKALNTGKQIAWVSAVWAPGTLTTAAPDTKGKWAMAPLPQWSDSDNVTGSWGGSSTAVTTDSKQKAAAAKFAAWLNTDGDALNALAKESGIYPASTSAQLSGAFTTPPDYFSNQPDFYTKASEIAETTAPSAWGPNVNVAYTTFKDAFGSAAKNKSDFGAALKAMQDDTVADLKKQGFEVSE, encoded by the coding sequence ATGCCCATCACGAAGCGTCGGCGACTCTTCGCCAGAAGCGCAGCCACGTCCGTCGCCCTCGCGCTCGGCGCCACCGCCCTCGCCGCTTGCGGCTCCGAAGACGCCAGTGACGACCCGTCGGGGCCGGTCTCGCTGACGTACTGGACCTGGACGCCCGGGATGGACAAGGTCGTCGACCTGTGGAACCAGGGTCAGGGCAAGAAGGACCGGATCACGGTCACGGTGAAGAAGCAGGCGTCCGGCGACACGCTGGTCACCAAGATCCTCACCGCCCACAAGGCGGGCAAGGCGCCCGACCTGGTCCAGGCCGAGTACCAGGCACTGCCGACGCTGGTCAGCAATGACGCGGTCGCCGACATAGCGGGCGAGGTCGGCGACGCGAAGGGCAAGTTCGCCGACGGTGTCTGGCAGCAGACGACGCTGGGCACGGACGCGGTCTACGCGGTCCCGCAGGACATCGGGCCGATGATGTTCTACTACCGCGAGGACCTCTTCAAGCAGTACGACCTGAAGGTGCCGGCCACCTGGGACGAGTTCGCCGAGACCGCCCGCACGCTGAAGAAGAAGGCCCCGGACAAGGATCTGACCACCTTCTCGGCCAATGACTCCGGCCTCTTCGCGGGCCTGGCCCAGCAGGCCGGCGCCGAGTGGTGGACGACCTCCGGCGACAAGTGGCAGGTCGGCATCAATGACGCGGCCTCCCAGAAGGTCGCCGCGTTCTGGGGCGACCTCGTCAAGGAGGGCGCCGTCGACAACCAGCCGATGTACACGCCGGCCTGGAACAAGGCGCTCAACACCGGCAAGCAGATCGCCTGGGTCAGCGCCGTGTGGGCCCCGGGCACCCTGACCACGGCGGCGCCCGACACCAAGGGCAAGTGGGCCATGGCCCCGCTCCCCCAGTGGTCCGACTCGGACAACGTCACCGGCAGCTGGGGCGGTTCCTCCACCGCCGTCACCACCGACTCCAAGCAGAAGGCGGCCGCAGCGAAGTTCGCCGCCTGGCTGAACACCGACGGCGATGCCCTCAACGCGCTCGCCAAGGAGAGCGGCATCTACCCGGCCTCGACCTCCGCCCAGCTCAGCGGCGCGTTCACCACGCCGCCGGACTACTTCTCCAACCAGCCCGACTTCTACACGAAGGCCTCCGAGATCGCCGAGACCACGGCTCCTTCGGCCTGGGGCCCCAACGTGAACGTCGCCTACACGACCTTCAAGGACGCCTTCGGCTCCGCCGCCAAGAACAAGTCGGACTTCGGCGCCGCCCTGAAGGCCATGCAGGACGACACGGTCGCCGACCTGAAGAAGCAGGGCTTCGAGGTCTCCGAGTGA
- a CDS encoding DUF190 domain-containing protein has translation MTRPTAGALRLTVFVGEHDTWHHKPLYSEIVHRAHAAGLAGASVFRGIEGFGASSLIHTARLLSLSEDLPVAIVIVDTEQRVRAFLPQLDELVTEGLVTLDDCEVIRYTEGKKSP, from the coding sequence ATGACCAGGCCGACCGCCGGCGCCCTGCGCCTCACCGTCTTCGTCGGCGAGCACGACACCTGGCACCACAAGCCCCTGTACTCGGAGATCGTGCACCGCGCCCACGCGGCCGGCCTCGCGGGCGCCAGCGTCTTCCGCGGCATCGAGGGCTTCGGCGCCTCCTCACTGATCCACACCGCACGGCTGCTGTCCCTGAGCGAGGACCTGCCGGTCGCGATCGTGATCGTCGACACCGAACAGCGCGTACGCGCCTTCCTGCCGCAGCTCGACGAACTTGTCACCGAAGGGCTCGTCACCCTCGACGACTGCGAGGTCATCCGGTACACGGAAGGTAAGAAGTCGCCGTGA
- a CDS encoding glycoside hydrolase family 53 protein: MFHPRRTFRALLLPLAAGLALTALPAQTASAASTLTNSGFESDGTGTATPAGWSTYSAAGQSAASFTEAGGHAGSYRMTHWASSAYKVETYQYLAGLTNGSYRLTAWVRSGGGQNSAYIALKNCGGAEQRTDLPVSASGWIRIVVPVNVTTNQCTISINSDANAGNWINVDDLTFASGTGGTSIHGADISSLAKSEAKGGVYRTGSGTTGDALTLLKNAGMNYARLKVWADPADGYNNRTRLLAMAQRVKAAGMKLLVDFHYSDTWADPGAQSKPAAWAGHSYSQLKTDVYNHTYDVLNALKAQGTTADMVQVGNEINGGMLWSEGSTDNSWQLAGLLNSGYDAVKAVNSATTVALHLAKGGDLSGTRWWFDSAVANGVKFDAIGLSYYGYWHGSLYDFQTTLDDAAARYGKPVFVAETAYPFRLDSEDSHEEIINTTGELVSGYPANTAGQRRWMNDVTSIVEAVPNGRGLGVFYWEATWTAVTGNGWDPTDASSGNGWENQALFGYDDTALSSMAWFSHR, translated from the coding sequence ATGTTCCATCCCAGACGCACCTTCCGAGCCCTGCTGCTGCCGCTCGCCGCCGGACTCGCCCTCACCGCCCTGCCCGCGCAGACCGCCTCGGCGGCGAGCACGCTCACCAACTCAGGCTTCGAGTCCGACGGCACCGGCACCGCGACCCCGGCCGGCTGGTCCACGTACTCGGCGGCCGGCCAGAGCGCGGCCTCCTTCACCGAGGCCGGTGGCCACGCCGGGAGTTACCGGATGACCCACTGGGCGTCCTCCGCCTACAAGGTGGAGACGTACCAGTACCTGGCCGGGCTGACCAACGGGAGTTACCGGCTCACCGCCTGGGTCCGCTCCGGTGGTGGCCAGAACTCGGCGTACATAGCGCTGAAGAACTGCGGCGGCGCCGAGCAGCGCACCGACCTTCCGGTCTCGGCGAGCGGTTGGATCCGTATTGTCGTGCCGGTCAACGTGACCACCAACCAGTGCACCATCAGCATCAACAGTGACGCGAACGCGGGTAACTGGATCAATGTCGACGACCTGACCTTCGCGTCCGGCACAGGCGGCACGTCGATCCACGGCGCCGACATCTCCTCCCTCGCCAAGAGCGAGGCCAAGGGCGGCGTCTACAGGACCGGCTCCGGCACGACCGGCGACGCGCTCACCCTCCTGAAGAACGCCGGCATGAACTACGCGCGCCTGAAGGTCTGGGCCGACCCGGCCGACGGCTACAACAACAGGACGCGCCTGCTGGCCATGGCCCAGCGCGTCAAGGCGGCCGGCATGAAGCTGCTGGTCGACTTCCACTACTCGGACACCTGGGCCGACCCGGGCGCCCAGAGCAAGCCGGCCGCCTGGGCGGGTCACTCGTACAGTCAGCTCAAGACCGACGTGTACAACCACACCTACGACGTGTTGAACGCGTTGAAGGCCCAGGGCACCACCGCCGACATGGTCCAGGTGGGCAACGAGATCAACGGCGGCATGCTGTGGTCCGAGGGGTCCACGGACAACTCGTGGCAGCTCGCCGGTCTGCTCAACTCCGGCTACGACGCGGTCAAGGCGGTCAACTCGGCCACCACCGTCGCCCTGCACCTCGCCAAGGGCGGAGACCTGTCCGGCACCCGCTGGTGGTTCGACAGCGCCGTCGCGAACGGCGTGAAGTTCGACGCGATCGGCCTGTCCTACTACGGCTACTGGCACGGCTCGCTCTACGACTTCCAGACGACCCTGGACGACGCGGCCGCCCGCTACGGCAAGCCGGTCTTCGTCGCCGAGACGGCCTACCCGTTCCGGCTGGACAGCGAGGACTCGCACGAGGAGATCATCAACACCACCGGCGAACTCGTCTCCGGCTACCCGGCGAACACGGCAGGGCAGCGCCGCTGGATGAACGACGTGACGAGCATCGTGGAGGCCGTCCCGAACGGCCGCGGCCTCGGAGTCTTCTACTGGGAGGCGACCTGGACCGCCGTCACCGGCAACGGCTGGGACCCGACCGACGCCTCCTCCGGCAACGGCTGGGAGAACCAGGCCCTGTTCGGCTACGACGACACGGCCCTGTCATCGATGGCGTGGTTCAGCCATCGATGA
- a CDS encoding beta-galactosidase — MPETTPRGLTRLAFGGDYNPEQWPEGVWQDDVRLMREAGVTMVSVGIFSWALLEPSPGSYDFGWLDRLFDLLHENGIRVDLGTPTVCPPVWFYRAHPEALPVTAAGVRYEFGSRAAICHSNADYRAAAASITTKLAERYGDHPALAMWHVHNEYGAPVSACYCDSCAAHFRRWLESTYGTVESVNEAWGTAFWGQRYSELEEINPPRLTPTAVNPAQALDYKRFADTTMRENFRMERDILHRLSPGVPVTTNFMTALSQCDSVDYWAWGREVDIVTNDHYLITDGRRTHVNLAMAADLTRSVAGGAPWILLEHSTSGVNWQPRNPAKAPGQMARNSLAHVARGSEGAMFFQWRQSRRGSEKFHSAMVPHGGTGTRVWREVVELGAALDSLGAVRGTRTQADVAMLWDWHSWWAQSLDCRPSEEHDPRERADAFYEALYDRHLTVDFAHPEADLSRYPLVVVPASYLMTEAAGHNLTEYVENGGTLVVSYFSGIVDEHDAVHEGAYPGPLRDVLGLTVEEFSPLLQDQLVRITGLDGSELSGDVWSEFVVPRGAETVWTYADGLTAGHPAVTRHRLGEGTAWYVSTRLGAEGLDALLGWATEDAQVAPRVDLPRDVEIVRRDGESGSYLFAINHTASDTKVPLEAPGAELLTGERAAGRLEVPAGAVRVVRLDG; from the coding sequence ATGCCGGAGACCACCCCCAGGGGCCTCACGAGGCTCGCCTTCGGTGGGGACTACAACCCCGAGCAGTGGCCGGAAGGCGTCTGGCAGGACGACGTCCGGCTGATGCGGGAGGCCGGCGTCACCATGGTGAGCGTCGGGATCTTCTCCTGGGCCCTGCTGGAACCGTCACCGGGCTCATACGACTTCGGCTGGCTGGACCGCCTGTTCGACCTGCTCCACGAGAACGGCATCCGCGTCGACCTGGGCACCCCCACTGTCTGCCCGCCGGTGTGGTTCTACCGCGCCCACCCCGAGGCCCTGCCCGTCACGGCGGCGGGCGTGCGGTACGAGTTCGGCTCCCGCGCCGCCATCTGTCACAGCAACGCCGACTACCGCGCGGCCGCCGCGAGCATCACCACCAAGCTCGCCGAACGCTACGGCGACCACCCGGCGCTCGCGATGTGGCACGTGCACAACGAGTACGGCGCCCCCGTGTCGGCCTGCTACTGCGACTCCTGCGCGGCACACTTCCGGCGCTGGCTGGAGTCGACGTACGGCACGGTCGAGTCCGTCAACGAGGCCTGGGGCACGGCCTTCTGGGGGCAGCGGTACTCCGAGTTGGAGGAGATCAACCCGCCGCGCCTGACGCCGACGGCCGTCAACCCGGCCCAGGCGCTGGACTACAAGCGGTTCGCCGACACCACCATGCGCGAGAACTTCCGTATGGAGCGGGACATCCTGCACCGCCTCTCACCCGGCGTCCCGGTCACGACCAACTTCATGACCGCCCTCAGCCAGTGCGACTCCGTCGACTACTGGGCCTGGGGCCGCGAGGTCGACATCGTCACCAACGACCACTACCTGATCACCGACGGCCGCCGCACCCACGTCAACCTCGCCATGGCCGCCGACCTCACCCGCTCGGTCGCCGGGGGAGCCCCCTGGATCCTGCTGGAGCACTCCACCTCGGGCGTCAACTGGCAGCCCCGCAACCCCGCCAAGGCCCCCGGCCAGATGGCCCGCAACTCACTCGCCCACGTGGCGCGCGGCTCCGAGGGCGCCATGTTCTTCCAGTGGCGGCAGTCGCGGCGCGGCTCCGAGAAGTTCCACTCGGCGATGGTCCCGCACGGCGGCACCGGCACACGCGTGTGGCGTGAGGTCGTCGAACTCGGCGCCGCTCTCGACTCGTTGGGCGCCGTGCGCGGCACCCGCACGCAGGCCGACGTGGCGATGCTGTGGGACTGGCACTCCTGGTGGGCGCAGAGCCTTGACTGTCGCCCCAGCGAGGAGCACGACCCCCGCGAGCGCGCCGACGCCTTCTACGAGGCGCTCTACGACCGCCACCTCACCGTCGACTTCGCCCACCCCGAAGCCGACTTGTCGAGGTATCCCCTTGTCGTCGTACCTGCCTCGTACCTGATGACCGAGGCGGCCGGGCACAACCTCACGGAGTACGTCGAGAACGGCGGCACGCTCGTCGTGTCGTACTTCTCCGGCATCGTCGACGAGCACGACGCCGTGCACGAGGGCGCCTACCCCGGGCCGCTGCGGGACGTCCTCGGGCTGACCGTCGAGGAGTTCTCGCCGCTGCTCCAGGACCAGTTGGTGCGCATCACCGGCCTCGACGGCTCCGAGCTCAGCGGCGACGTGTGGAGCGAGTTCGTCGTCCCGCGCGGCGCCGAGACCGTCTGGACTTACGCCGACGGCTTGACCGCCGGCCACCCCGCCGTCACCCGGCACCGCCTCGGCGAGGGCACCGCCTGGTACGTCTCCACGCGCCTGGGCGCCGAGGGCCTCGACGCGCTGCTGGGCTGGGCGACCGAGGACGCGCAGGTCGCCCCGCGTGTCGACCTGCCCCGCGATGTCGAGATCGTGCGCCGTGACGGCGAGTCGGGCAGCTACCTGTTCGCGATCAACCACACCGCGTCGGACACCAAGGTGCCGCTGGAGGCGCCCGGCGCCGAGCTGCTGACCGGCGAACGGGCCGCGGGCCGCCTCGAGGTCCCCGCGGGTGCCGTACGGGTCGTACGACTCGACGGCTGA
- a CDS encoding carbohydrate ABC transporter permease, which produces MSSLAVSKTGPATDTAPGTTQSRPPLRRRLALVPTVTLLLGAVYCLLPVAWVVIAATKSGSELFSTFTFLPGTGFADNFADLSAYRDGVYWEWMGNSALYAGLGALLSTAVSAFSGYALAIYRFPGRETIFSVLLAGVLMPPVILAIPQYLLLAKADLTDSYLSVLLPQILSPYGVYLSRIYAAAAVPSDVVEAGRMDGGSEWRIFTRVALPMMVPGMVTVFLFQFVAIWNNFLLPYIMLSDDEKFPITLGLYTLLEQGANTPALYTLVITGAFLAVFPLVALFLVIQRFWSLDLLSGAVKS; this is translated from the coding sequence ATGAGTTCTCTTGCTGTGAGCAAGACCGGGCCGGCCACCGACACGGCCCCCGGCACCACGCAGAGCCGCCCGCCACTGCGCCGCCGGCTCGCGCTCGTCCCGACCGTCACGCTGCTGCTCGGCGCGGTGTACTGCCTGCTGCCGGTCGCCTGGGTGGTGATCGCGGCGACGAAGTCCGGCAGCGAGCTGTTCTCCACCTTCACCTTCCTGCCGGGCACGGGCTTCGCCGACAACTTCGCGGACCTGAGCGCCTACCGCGACGGCGTCTACTGGGAGTGGATGGGCAACTCCGCCCTGTACGCCGGTCTCGGCGCCCTGCTGTCGACGGCCGTCTCGGCGTTCAGCGGCTACGCGCTCGCCATCTACCGCTTCCCGGGCCGCGAGACGATCTTCAGCGTGCTGCTGGCGGGCGTGCTGATGCCGCCGGTCATCCTCGCCATCCCGCAGTACCTGCTGCTCGCGAAGGCCGATCTCACGGACTCGTACCTGTCGGTGCTGCTGCCGCAGATCCTCTCGCCGTACGGCGTCTACCTCTCGCGGATCTACGCGGCCGCCGCGGTCCCCTCCGACGTGGTCGAGGCCGGGCGGATGGACGGGGGGAGCGAGTGGCGGATCTTCACACGGGTCGCGCTGCCGATGATGGTGCCCGGCATGGTGACGGTGTTCCTGTTCCAGTTCGTGGCGATCTGGAACAACTTCCTGCTGCCGTACATCATGCTCAGCGACGACGAGAAGTTCCCGATCACCCTCGGTCTGTACACGCTCCTCGAACAGGGCGCCAACACCCCGGCCCTGTACACATTGGTGATCACCGGCGCGTTCCTCGCGGTGTTCCCGCTGGTCGCGCTCTTCCTGGTCATCCAGCGGTTCTGGAGCCTGGATCTGCTCTCCGGGGCCGTAAAGTCATGA
- a CDS encoding carbohydrate ABC transporter permease encodes MTSTSRRAYGVKGAPYAHPSPTTTLKRARSAPYFFLLPASVLFLLFFALPIGYAIWLSFRKVQVSGLGLGSGARTEVWAGLENYTDAVTDSELLDGALRVLGYGCIVVPVMLGLALLFALMLDSEKVRLAPFTRLAIFLPYAIPGVVAALLWGFLYLPDVSPFYFVLDRLGLPQPDLLDGGPLYLALSNIAVWGGTGFNMIVIYTSLQAIPAEVYEAAKLDGATPLQIALRIKIPMVAPSLVLTFFFSIIATLQVFNEPTTLKPLTNSVSTTWSPLMKVYQDAFGKGDIYAAAAQATIIALATLLLSFGFLRAANRRNKQEAAR; translated from the coding sequence GTGACCAGCACAAGCCGGAGGGCGTACGGGGTGAAGGGGGCCCCATACGCCCACCCGTCTCCCACCACCACCCTCAAACGAGCGCGAAGCGCCCCCTACTTTTTCCTCCTCCCCGCAAGCGTCCTCTTCCTGCTCTTCTTCGCCCTGCCCATCGGCTACGCGATCTGGCTCAGCTTCCGCAAGGTGCAGGTCTCCGGACTCGGGCTCGGTTCCGGCGCCCGCACGGAGGTCTGGGCCGGCCTGGAGAACTACACCGACGCCGTCACCGACAGCGAGTTGCTGGACGGCGCGCTGCGCGTGCTCGGTTACGGCTGCATCGTGGTGCCGGTGATGCTGGGGCTCGCCCTGCTGTTCGCGCTGATGCTGGACTCCGAGAAGGTGCGGCTCGCGCCGTTCACCCGGCTCGCGATCTTCCTGCCGTACGCCATCCCGGGCGTGGTGGCCGCGCTGCTGTGGGGCTTTCTGTACCTGCCGGACGTCAGCCCGTTCTACTTCGTGCTCGACAGGCTGGGCCTGCCGCAGCCGGACCTGCTGGACGGCGGTCCGCTCTATCTCGCCCTGTCGAACATCGCGGTCTGGGGCGGCACCGGCTTCAACATGATCGTCATCTACACCTCGCTGCAGGCCATCCCGGCCGAGGTGTACGAGGCGGCCAAGCTGGACGGTGCCACGCCGCTGCAGATCGCACTGCGGATCAAGATCCCGATGGTGGCGCCCTCGCTGGTGCTGACCTTCTTCTTCTCGATCATCGCCACGCTCCAGGTGTTCAACGAGCCGACCACCCTCAAGCCGCTCACCAACTCCGTGTCGACGACGTGGAGTCCGCTGATGAAGGTGTACCAGGACGCCTTCGGCAAGGGCGACATCTACGCGGCTGCCGCCCAGGCCACGATCATCGCCCTGGCCACGCTGCTGCTGTCCTTCGGCTTCCTGCGAGCCGCGAACCGTCGTAACAAGCAGGAGGCGGCACGATGA
- the crcB gene encoding fluoride efflux transporter CrcB: protein MTAPHTESVSAPRQPAWRTWRTQAPIVAVVALGGAVGATARYAASLWWPAQPGGFPWATFWINVVGCAMIGVLMVIITEVRPAHRLVRPFVGTGVLGGFTTFSTYAVDIQHLVDSGHPGTGLAYLAATLIAALTAVWLATAATRRVLKRRQP from the coding sequence ATGACAGCCCCGCACACCGAGAGCGTCAGCGCCCCGCGGCAGCCCGCATGGCGGACTTGGCGGACGCAGGCACCGATCGTCGCCGTGGTGGCACTCGGCGGAGCCGTCGGCGCCACGGCCCGGTACGCGGCCTCCCTGTGGTGGCCCGCCCAGCCCGGGGGCTTCCCCTGGGCGACGTTCTGGATCAACGTCGTCGGCTGCGCCATGATCGGCGTGCTCATGGTGATCATCACCGAGGTCCGGCCCGCCCACCGCCTCGTCCGCCCCTTCGTCGGCACCGGAGTGCTCGGCGGCTTCACCACCTTCTCCACCTACGCCGTCGACATCCAGCACCTCGTCGACAGCGGCCACCCTGGCACCGGACTGGCCTACCTCGCCGCCACCCTGATCGCGGCACTCACGGCGGTCTGGCTCGCGACGGCGGCGACTCGCCGCGTCCTGAAACGGAGGCAGCCATGA
- the crcB gene encoding fluoride efflux transporter CrcB codes for MNWLLVIAGAVVGAPLRYLTDRAVQSRHDSVFPWGTFVVNVSGCLILGLLTGAAAEGAASSHLQLLLGTGLCGALTTYSTFSYETLRLTETGAGLYAVVNVVGSVIAGLGAAFAGVAIAQSVWS; via the coding sequence GTGAACTGGCTCCTGGTGATCGCCGGTGCCGTCGTGGGCGCGCCGCTGCGCTACCTCACCGACCGGGCGGTGCAGTCCCGGCACGACTCGGTGTTCCCCTGGGGCACCTTCGTCGTCAACGTCAGCGGCTGCCTGATCCTCGGACTGCTCACCGGCGCCGCGGCCGAGGGCGCCGCGAGTTCCCACCTCCAGCTGCTGCTCGGCACCGGGCTGTGCGGGGCCCTGACCACGTACTCGACCTTCTCGTACGAGACCCTGCGGCTGACGGAGACGGGGGCCGGGCTGTACGCCGTCGTCAATGTCGTGGGGAGTGTGATCGCGGGCCTCGGTGCCGCGTTCGCGGGCGTGGCGATCGCCCAGTCGGTGTGGTCGTAG